The sequence TGTTTATTAGTATCAATTGTACCTTTCATGGTAAAATCAAAAAATGGTCCAGTAGCTGATGTCTTAGCAATACTTACGGTATTACCTATATAACTAAAGCTACCTGTCATATTATTAAACAAGATATCCTTATTATTTAATATAAAACTCATAAAACCTGGAAACGAAACAAATGATACTATTCTAGTTAGAAAAGACATATCAGTAACAACAAAACGTTTTATGTCAAATGTCCCATCTAAGATTGGTATTATTTCGCCCTTCTTAACCTCATGTCTTTTTGTATCAAGTGTTAGATTTATAATACCAGACTTCATGTTATTATACATGCCAATACCTCTAAATAGAGCTCCAGCATTATCACAGGTAACTATCCATTGTTCCATATCTTTTTTTTCTGTAAGTAGCATTTTAAAAGATCTAGTGCCAATTTTTGAATTTAAAGAACCAGAAAAGCATTTTATTTTATCACAATCAATTTGTAAATTAAGCTTATCAAGCATTATATTATTTTTTAACCTTACCCTATCTATATCAACTCTTAGATGAATATTTTGTGGTTCCCCTTCTTTTTCTAAAAATTGCATCATATTAGACCCAGACAGATCTAGTCGTTTCCCCTGAATTTCAGCATTTAAGCTATCTTTACCTACAAGTAATTTTCCTACTAGATCAGTTGTACCATAAGCAATAATCGGTAAAGTAACATCATACTTAATATCTTGCACTTTAGCCTTGCCAACTATTTTTAAGTTATTTGCTCCTGAAAGGTCAAAATTAATATCACCTTTTAGACCATCATATAACTTACCAGTTAACACAAGTTTAGCTTCATCAGAAAGCTTTTTATGTATAGATATTTTATCAATATAAAATTCCAAATTTTTGAGATTAGCATTAGCTTTAATGAAGCCGGTATTAGATTGACCTCTGTTATTTCGTTGCTCTTTATATTCAAAATCTAGGATACTACTACCTGAAATTAACTTGAATATACCAAATTTCTGGTTATTACCGACAATAGTAGTTTTTACTTTTAATAGATGCTGGTAATCATCATGGTTATTATTATCGATATTATATTGATAGGTAAAATTACTGTCATAGTCATTAATTTTACCTGTACCTATTAAGTTTAGCTTATCACCATTAAATGTTCCGGTTATTTTTGCATTCTTTAGTATGATATTGTCACTAAATGCTTTAGCATTTACTCCAGTTATTATCGTAGAGATGTCATAGGTATTTTTTATAACTGGACTAATCGGTATTATTATGCCAATTTTTGAATTAGCGGTGCCAGTAATTTTTCTAAGGTCAATTCCTTGTTTTTTTACTTGGTTATAATCCTCATTTGACATAAAATCAATTAGGTCGATACCCGGTCCCTTAGCTATGGCACTGATAACAAAATTAGATTTATCCATCCCTTGCCAATCAAAGGTTATTACTCCATTGGAAATAAGGCTGTTACCGCTATATGCACGATTCAGTATAAACTTAACCGAGGTTCCAGATATAGTAATATCTGTATCAACTTTTCTTAAAGATGGAAAATCTGCATCGTATTTATATTCAAGATCTACGACATGCAGCTTGGCTTTTACTAGAGCAATATTAGACCTCTTGCCTAACTCTACTTCTGCTGGTAATTTGGACGTCGATGCGGTACTCGAATCCTCACGTACACTAGAGTACGCTGCGGTTCTGCGTTCCGCGTCTCCTTCAAATTCCTCAGCATAAGCGAGTTTTGCAAGAGGTCTATTGTTTTCTAAAGAATTTTTATCAAAATTAATATCAAATTCTCCATTTCTAATATAACCATCTTTAATATATTCCTGTAAAAATAAAATTACTTGATTATCAGGGATAATTTTCTCAGCAATTTGATAAATCATTATAGGAATATTTTCAACATTACCATTAGCTTGAATTATGCTACCATCCAAGATACTATTGAATGATAGATATGCTTGTTCACCAAATGTTAATTTGCAATTGATTAACTTCTTCGAAGCTGTAGAAATTTTACTTTCATAAGAACAAAGCCCTTCCCCCTTCGGTAATTTCTTACCATAACTATCGAGCAAAGTAATATTTTTTATAGGACTTAGGTTTAACTGTGTTTCAATCTTATTTTCAAAAAAATCTACAATATACTTAGCAGATATTTTAGTATCTATTATAGGTTGATTATCTTTAGAAATTAAGGAAAAACTATCTATATCAACAATACTAACAAGCAATGGTTTGCTTCTTATATCATCAATAAAAAAACTGATTTTGAAATCGTTAATCTCACTTTTGGTGTTATGTGCTAAATCCATAAAGATTTTATCGATTGACAAAATGTTATTTCTTATCTGTAAATTACCAATTCGTATTTTGGTATTTTTTTTATCGAGGTAAAATTCTATTGCCCTCTTAATAGGCTTATCTAAATACCCTTTACTCCCGCTTAATATTAATAAACTTAAAGTTACTACAACTATACAAACTATTACGCTTAGGCTGATGAAAAATCTTTTAATGAGCATCATTTTATTATTTAGTATTTGGTCAATTAATGTATACTTTTAGCCAAACGTCATTGCGAAGAGCTACTTTAGTAGTGATAAAACAACCCAAAAAAGTGATCAGAAATGGATTGCTTCGGAGGCTTATGCCCTCTCGCAATGACGTATACTAATTACCCAAACGTCATTGCGAGGAGCCGCCTTGCGGCAACGAAGCAATCCATATGACAAACTTCATGGATTGCCACGCTCACATACGTTCGCTCGCAATGACATCGGGTTAGGAGGCAACCTCCTAAATATAGCATTATAGCATAACAAAGTTGTTGCACTAAGTATATAAGGATAATTAATGAATATTAAACTTCATGTTATAGGTACTGGTTACGTTGGGCTAGTATCTGGCGTAATGATGAGTTACCTAGGACACGACGTTACTTGTTTAGATAGTGATATTTCTAAGATCGACCAATTAAAAAAAAATATTTTACCAATTTATGAACCAAAACTAGCTGAATATTTACCGCCATTAGTAAAATCTGGTAAGTTACGATTTACAGCTAGCTATTCGGCTGAATTACAAAATTCACAAGCGGTATTTATTACGGTAGGAACACCGTCTCTACCTTCAGGAAAAGCTGATTTACAATATATATTTACTGCTATCGATAATTTATGCCCATGGATTAAAGATGATTGTTTGATTATTATAAAATCGACTGTACCTCCAACAACATGTAACCAAATTATTGATTATTTAAATAACAAGAATTTTAAATTTTCCGTTGCTTCAAATCCTGAATTTCTTAGAGAAGGTACTGCTATAGAGGATTTTTTAAACCCTGATAGAATATTAATTGGCACCAATAATAAACAGGCAGAAGATTTACTAAAAGAGATATATCGACCTTTGATTACCAAGAATATACCTATGGTAAGTACTGATTTGGTTACTGCAGAACTTACTAAATATGTCTCAAACGCTTTCTTAGCGACCAAAATTGCTTTTATTAATGAGATGGCAAATTTATGCGAGAAAATGGGGGCAAATACTAAGGATCTGTCTTGTGGGGTTGGACTAGATAAGAGAATAGGTAAAGAATTTTTAAATGTTGGACCCGGATTTGGTGGCTCATGTTTTCCTAAGGATATGTTAGCACTTGGACAAATAGCTAAACATTATCAATGTAATTTTCAAATAGTTAATTCTGTTATAAATAGTAATTATCAGAGACCATATGATATGGTAGATAAAATTCATGATATCATAGGCAACGATTTACATAATAGAGTTATTAGTGTATTGGGCCTGACTTTTAAAGCTGGTACGGATGATGTTAGAGAGAGTCCAGCTATTAAGATCGTCAAAATCTTAGTTGATAAAGGAGCAAATATTAGAGTCTTCGATCCGGTAGGTATGAATAATGCTAAAAAAGAAGTAAAAAATGTATTTTTTGCTGATTCAGCACTTAGTGCATGCAAAAATAGTGATATAATTATAGTGGCTACCGAATGGTCGGAGTTTAAAGATTTAGATTGGTCGCTTATTCGCCATCAAGTTAAATCTCCTATAATTCTTGATCTCAGGCATATTCTTGATGGAGATATGCTAAAGGCTCTTGGATTTAAATATTATCTTATTGGTATAAAAGATGCAGTTTGATTTCATTCACTTAAGAGTACAAAGTTCATATTCATTTCTTGAGAGTGCTTTAACAATTGATCGTATAGTGGAATTAGCTAAATTGCATAAAATACCAGCAATTTGTTTAGCCGATAGGGGGAATTTATTTGGCTCGTTAGAATTTGCTCTAGCTAGCTGTAAAGCAGGAATACAACCTATAAATGCGGCAATTGTAAATATTGCTTTTACCGAGAATAGTTTTTGTGAAATTATGCTTATTGCCAAGGATGAAATTGGTTACAAGAATCTGCTAAAGGCGGTTAGTGATAGTTTTACTAAAAATGATCGTAAAATTTGCAATCATATTACTTTTGATGATTTAGTTAAGTACCAGGAAGGGCTGATTATTTTATCCGGTTATACTGATGGTATAATTGGTAAAAGTCTTATTGCCAAGGATGAGGAATTAGCCATTTTTTGGGCAACTAAGCTACAAAGCATTTTTGCTGATCGTTTCTATTTTGAGATTATGCGACATAATCTAGCAGTAGAACAATCTATAGAAGAAAGTTATATAAAAATAGCCAGTAATCTTGGTATTCCACTAGTTGCTACCAATAAAGTATTGTTTAGTGATGTTAATATGCATGATGCCCATGACGTATTATTATGTATATCTACTGGGGTTAGCAAAGAAGTGGAGGATCGTAAAAAGGTAAGTAACGAATGTTATTTTAAATCACCAAAAGAAATGCTAGAACTTTTTAGTGATTTACCTAATGCTGTACAGAATACGGTACATTTAGCCCAAAGATGCTATTTTATGGCACATGCTAATCCACCAATGTTACCAAATTTCTCTAGTCTAAATATTAATGAAGTAGACATAATTAAAAAAGAATCGACAGCCGGATTACTATTAAGACTTGCTACAAAATTTAAACGAGAAAATATTGCCATAGATGAGCAGGAAGATGTTAAACAGCAATATTTAACTCGTCTTAATTATGAACTAGATATTATTTGTCGAATGGATTTTTCTGGCTATTTCCTGATAGTTTCTGATTTTATAAAATGGAGCAAGCAACAAGGTATTATGGTAGGTTCTGGTAGAGGTTCTGGGGTAGGATCAGTAGTTGCGTGGAGTCTTTTAATCACTGATCTTGATCCTCTTAAGTTCGGTCTATTATTTGAGCGTTTTCTTAACCCAGAACGTATATCAATGCCAGATTTTGATATTGACTTTTGTCAAGAGCGACGAGGGGAAGTTATAAATTACGTATGTTCTAAATATGGGGATAACAAAGTTGGACAAATCATCACTTTTGGTAAGATGCAAGCAAAAGCTGTGATCAAAGATGTCTCACGAGTTCTTGGTTTACCTTATAAATATGCTGAATATTTAACTGATCTTGTACCATTTAATGCTGTTTCTCCTGTTACACTAAATCAGGCTATTAAGGAAATAAAGGAGTTAAGCATAGCAGCACGTGGTGAAGGTTTGTATAATTTAGATGGGCAAGAGGAGCTGATCAAACAAGTTCTGGACACATCTTTAGTACTTGAGGGGCTTAATAGACATGCTTCTACTCATGCAGCAGGAATTGTGATAGCTGGCAAAGATTTAGTAGAAATATTACCGGTTTATAAAGACCTAAACTCGGAAATGTTGGTAGTACAATATTCGATGAAATATGCTGAGATTGCTGGTTTAATTAAATTTGATTTTTTAGGACTGCAAACTCTAACTGTCATTACTAAATGTTTAGAACTGCTAAAAGAGCAGAACATAAATATTGATTTTACTAATATGCTATTTGATGATCAAAAAACTTATGAAATGCTATGTAGTGGTCGAACTATTGGGGTATTCCAATTTGAAAGCAACGGAATGCAGGATAGTTTAAGGCGTCTTAAACCTGACTCCATTCAAGATATAATAGCGTTAGGAGCGTTATACCGTCCTGGTCCGATGGAGAACATCCCAACTTATATTGCTTGTAAACATGGTTTGCAACAACCGGATTACCTGCATGAGATGCTTAAACCAATTCTAGAAGAAACTTATGGAGTTATTATCTATCAAGAACAGGTCTTAGAAATTGCCAAAGAAATGGCAGGCTATAGTTTAGGTGGAGCAGATATACTTCGTAAAGCTATGGGAAAAAAAATAAAATCCGAAATGGCAGAACAAGAAGAAAGTTTTGTGAAAGGGGCAATAGCCAAAGGTATCTCACGTCAGCAAGCCCAATCCATTTTTGCAACGGTCGCTAAATTTGCTAGCTATGGTTTTAATAAAGCCCACGCATCAGCTTATGGAGTAATATCTTATCAAACAGCCTATCTGAAAGCTAATTTCCCAGCTGAATTCTTGGTAGTGTGCTTAAATCTTGAACTAAATAACCATGATAAAATCAATCTATTCATTCAAGAAGCCAAAAATAATAACATTGCTATTATCCCTCCTAATATCAATCTTTCCTCTGGTTATTTTAGTACTATAGCTACATCACAAGAAGCTGAAGAGTATGACAAAAAACCTAAATCGATAATTTATGCCCTAGCTGCTATTAAAAGCGTTACGGTTGATTTTGGTAGAATATTAGTAGAAGAACGAGTTAAAAATGGTAAATTTAAAAATATTATAGATGTTATTGAAAGGCTACCGCTTAAATCAATTAATCGAAAATTATTAGAAAATCTTATTAAAGCTGGATGTTTTGATACACTACATTCTAATCGTAATCAGTTATTATTAAGTATCTCTAAACTTCTAGCTTATGCTTCTTCCTATCATGCCGAAAAAATTTCTGATCAATTTAGTCTGATTAAGGTAAGTTCCATAAATCAGCAAATTTTAATTGACGCAGAACCACTGGATAATAATACTGCATCTTGCTATGAATTTGAGGTATTAGGGCTGTTTATTACATTACATCCATTATCAAAACATCAAGATTTGCTATCCCGGCTTAATATTTCGACTTCAATTAATCTACAAAATGACTTTCTAGATGGTTCAAGTCAGATAAAGATAGCTGGTGTAATACAAAAAAAGGATTCACGTATGTCATCTCGCGGCAGGTTTGTCATTTTACAACTATCTGATCAATTTGGCATTTTTGAACTAACTATTTATAGTGAAGAAATATTAAAGAATTTCGTTCATTTACTCGATGTTCAAAGTTTAGTAGTAGTGAGTTGTGATTTGTTTAAAGACGCTGGAGGAATAAGACTAATTGCTAAAAGTTTCGCAACTATTGATGATATAATAAATGAAGAACGATTAGAGATAAAACTGTACCCACAAAATCATTCTGAATTATGTCAAATAGTCGATTTGCTGAAAAAGCGTATTAACCCTGAACGTAATAATATCAGAATAATTTTATTGCTTAAGGTTAGTATAGATAATAACTTTACAGCTAAAATATGTTTACCAGAGATTTTGTCTCTAGAAACTGAAGATTTTGAATTTCTCAATCAATTTACGTCATGTTCTGCAAATTAATTTAAGGAGATCTTTGCCAAACAGTATGATTCCATTGCCAAAACTCTACCGCCCCTTATCTTTATTAGAGTGTTTTGTGTTATAAGGGGTAGTATCGGGTTTAATAGTGTTGCATACAGATATATCATCTTTCTTTAGAACTTTTATTAGACGGTGATATAGTTTAGAACCCACTGTTTCTGTGCTATGAAATTTGCTTAATATTTTCTCTAATGCAGTCTTACTATTTTGCAATCCATCAGTTTTATTAGCTTTATCAATAGCTTGAATCGTCTCAACCCCATTTTGCATAAAAGCTTCTTTTTGTTCTTCAGGCGATTTAACAAATGATTCAATATATTTCCTAAGTCCTGCCCCTAACTTATTGATAGTTACAATATGTTCTGGATGGATAGTATGCTTTAGATCATTTGGAGAAGATTGTAATTTCGAATATATTTTGTTTGTACCAGCCTCAATAGTGGCAATGGTTTCAATTTGTTCAGTTGCTTCCTGCAAAGAATTATGTGGTAATTCATCTATTAACACATTCATTTTTTTAGCTTGCTGACCGAATTTATCTAAGTGAGGTTGTCCTTGATCATATTCAGCAGCATATCCTTTAGCAAGTTCTCCATGAGAATTGAGAGTGGTACCAATATTGCCTTTAAACTCACCAAAATTTTGTCCAATATCTTTTTCAGTTGGTGACAGTACATTTGTGGTATCATCATCCAAAGATACCTGTATTACTGTTTCTTGTTCTATGCCCATCTTTTTTACAGCTTTGGCAAGTTCAGAACCATATCGCGAATCAAAGCTAAAATTGAGCAGACTTTTTAAGCGATTTACTTCCTCTACAAATCCTTCCTTTGATTCACCAACAATATCAGCTATATCTGATTTAAATTTTTCTAATGGCATAAAAATATCTTTAATTAATGTTATTTATAGTCAATTCAGGAGAATTTGGGGCTAGGAGCGATGGAGCGACGCCTATAAGTAATAGGCAAGCGACGAGTGACAACGCCCCCAACTTCTCATCAATTGACTACAGCTTGAGTAATTGATTGCTTCGACCATTACA comes from Candidatus Tisiphia endosymbiont of Sialis lutaria and encodes:
- a CDS encoding palindromic element RPE2 domain-containing protein, with translation MLFIVNSGEFGARSDGATPISNRQATSDNAPNFSSIDYSLSN
- a CDS encoding palindromic element RPE1 domain-containing protein, which gives rise to MLIKRFFISLSVIVCIVVVTLSLLILSGSKGYLDKPIKRAIEFYLDKKNTKIRIGNLQIRNNILSIDKIFMDLAHNTKSEINDFKISFFIDDIRSKPLLVSIVDIDSFSLISKDNQPIIDTKISAKYIVDFFENKIETQLNLSPIKNITLLDSYGKKLPKGEGLCSYESKISTASKKLINCKLTFGEQAYLSFNSILDGSIIQANGNVENIPIMIYQIAEKIIPDNQVILFLQEYIKDGYIRNGEFDINFDKNSLENNRPLAKLAYAEEFEGDAERRTAAYSSVREDSSTASTSKLPAEVELGKRSNIALVKAKLHVVDLEYKYDADFPSLRKVDTDITISGTSVKFILNRAYSGNSLISNGVITFDWQGMDKSNFVISAIAKGPGIDLIDFMSNEDYNQVKKQGIDLRKITGTANSKIGIIIPISPVIKNTYDISTIITGVNAKAFSDNIILKNAKITGTFNGDKLNLIGTGKINDYDSNFTYQYNIDNNNHDDYQHLLKVKTTIVGNNQKFGIFKLISGSSILDFEYKEQRNNRGQSNTGFIKANANLKNLEFYIDKISIHKKLSDEAKLVLTGKLYDGLKGDINFDLSGANNLKIVGKAKVQDIKYDVTLPIIAYGTTDLVGKLLVGKDSLNAEIQGKRLDLSGSNMMQFLEKEGEPQNIHLRVDIDRVRLKNNIMLDKLNLQIDCDKIKCFSGSLNSKIGTRSFKMLLTEKKDMEQWIVTCDNAGALFRGIGMYNNMKSGIINLTLDTKRHEVKKGEIIPILDGTFDIKRFVVTDMSFLTRIVSFVSFPGFMSFILNNKDILFNNMTGSFSYIGNTVSIAKTSATGPFFDFTMKGTIDTNKHQIKLKGNVIPSFFFASTIITKIPIIGKVFSKVAPYSVELKYKD
- the dnaE gene encoding DNA polymerase III subunit alpha → MQFDFIHLRVQSSYSFLESALTIDRIVELAKLHKIPAICLADRGNLFGSLEFALASCKAGIQPINAAIVNIAFTENSFCEIMLIAKDEIGYKNLLKAVSDSFTKNDRKICNHITFDDLVKYQEGLIILSGYTDGIIGKSLIAKDEELAIFWATKLQSIFADRFYFEIMRHNLAVEQSIEESYIKIASNLGIPLVATNKVLFSDVNMHDAHDVLLCISTGVSKEVEDRKKVSNECYFKSPKEMLELFSDLPNAVQNTVHLAQRCYFMAHANPPMLPNFSSLNINEVDIIKKESTAGLLLRLATKFKRENIAIDEQEDVKQQYLTRLNYELDIICRMDFSGYFLIVSDFIKWSKQQGIMVGSGRGSGVGSVVAWSLLITDLDPLKFGLLFERFLNPERISMPDFDIDFCQERRGEVINYVCSKYGDNKVGQIITFGKMQAKAVIKDVSRVLGLPYKYAEYLTDLVPFNAVSPVTLNQAIKEIKELSIAARGEGLYNLDGQEELIKQVLDTSLVLEGLNRHASTHAAGIVIAGKDLVEILPVYKDLNSEMLVVQYSMKYAEIAGLIKFDFLGLQTLTVITKCLELLKEQNINIDFTNMLFDDQKTYEMLCSGRTIGVFQFESNGMQDSLRRLKPDSIQDIIALGALYRPGPMENIPTYIACKHGLQQPDYLHEMLKPILEETYGVIIYQEQVLEIAKEMAGYSLGGADILRKAMGKKIKSEMAEQEESFVKGAIAKGISRQQAQSIFATVAKFASYGFNKAHASAYGVISYQTAYLKANFPAEFLVVCLNLELNNHDKINLFIQEAKNNNIAIIPPNINLSSGYFSTIATSQEAEEYDKKPKSIIYALAAIKSVTVDFGRILVEERVKNGKFKNIIDVIERLPLKSINRKLLENLIKAGCFDTLHSNRNQLLLSISKLLAYASSYHAEKISDQFSLIKVSSINQQILIDAEPLDNNTASCYEFEVLGLFITLHPLSKHQDLLSRLNISTSINLQNDFLDGSSQIKIAGVIQKKDSRMSSRGRFVILQLSDQFGIFELTIYSEEILKNFVHLLDVQSLVVVSCDLFKDAGGIRLIAKSFATIDDIINEERLEIKLYPQNHSELCQIVDLLKKRINPERNNIRIILLLKVSIDNNFTAKICLPEILSLETEDFEFLNQFTSCSAN
- a CDS encoding UDP-glucose dehydrogenase family protein, coding for MKLHVIGTGYVGLVSGVMMSYLGHDVTCLDSDISKIDQLKKNILPIYEPKLAEYLPPLVKSGKLRFTASYSAELQNSQAVFITVGTPSLPSGKADLQYIFTAIDNLCPWIKDDCLIIIKSTVPPTTCNQIIDYLNNKNFKFSVASNPEFLREGTAIEDFLNPDRILIGTNNKQAEDLLKEIYRPLITKNIPMVSTDLVTAELTKYVSNAFLATKIAFINEMANLCEKMGANTKDLSCGVGLDKRIGKEFLNVGPGFGGSCFPKDMLALGQIAKHYQCNFQIVNSVINSNYQRPYDMVDKIHDIIGNDLHNRVISVLGLTFKAGTDDVRESPAIKIVKILVDKGANIRVFDPVGMNNAKKEVKNVFFADSALSACKNSDIIIVATEWSEFKDLDWSLIRHQVKSPIILDLRHILDGDMLKALGFKYYLIGIKDAV